Below is a window of Candidatus Syntrophosphaera sp. DNA.
CTGCTCCGCTTTCAGGAATACTTCCTGCAACGATTGGTCTTTTGGTCGTGGCATCTCGCCTCCAGTATTTAGATTTTGGAGACAAGATAATCACTATATATGATTTGTCAACATGGAATTTGTATAACAGGGTCTGGAACAGGCTGGTGTTCCACCACATGTCGACCGGGATCCTGGCCGTCTGGTTGCCGCTGCCGATGGTCACGCTGGTTTGAGCCTGGACGGAAACAGCCAGGAAAAACAAGGCCGCCAGCGGAGCCATGATCTTCAATGTCTTCATCAAAACCTCCTCCGCTGCCGGCGGGAGCATTAACTCCGGAGGCAGCTTTCGTGCTAAAACGGATGGGGCCTGAACCTCCCGATCCAGGCCCCGTCTAATGTTTTATGCAATGATCTTGTTTACAGTGCCGGAACGGCTTAATCCTCAGCGACCTCCGGCAGCATGATCACACTCAGCTTGTTTTTGTCGAATCTGATGTATTTCTTCGCCGTCTTGACCAGGATATCCCGATCGATCCGCTCAAAATACTCCGGCTTATCCAGGAATCCCGTCAAGGGACGCCCCAGCCGCAGGTTGTTTTGGATCTGGCCCAGCCAGTAACGGTTCGAGCGGATGTTCTCAGAATGCCGTTGCTCCAGGGTCGCCCGGGCTGAGATGGCATATTTTTCAGGCAGATCTCCAGTTCTGATGCTGTCCAGGGTGGCAAAGATGGCGGCATTGAGTTCATCCACGCGAGCCGGGGAGCAGGCCATCACGGTCATCAGAGAGTAGCTTTGCTTCGGCAATTCCGTGCTCTGCAGAGATGCCTGGATGAAGTACACTCCGCTCAGTTCCTCGCGGATGTTTTCCCGCAGTTTTTCGTTCAGCACATATTCGAGAGCGCTTAATTGGACTTCGTTCTCCAGGCTGTAGGAGTATTTCCCGTCGCTGATGTGGGCCACGAAACTGCGATCACTCGAGCCTTTGCGGAAACGCAGCTCCTTTTGACCGGCGGAGGTGCCGATCCCCACATCCCTGGCTTTTTCCCTGCGTCCGCTGGCAGGCAGGTTGGCCAGATAAACCTGGCAGTATTCTTTCAGCAGGTCCTCGTCAAAATTACCCACGATCACGAAACTGAAATCGGAGAAATCCGCGAATCGATCCCGGAAGATCCTTTCCACGGAGGCAAGCTCCACCTCATCCAAGTTAAAATCGGCCAGGCTCTTCATGTAAGGATGATCGTTGTACCTTTCGCTGGACATTCTCCGGAAGAAAACCATCATGGGATCAAGGTCCTGGTTCTGGATCATGTTTTTGGTCCGTTGGACATAGGAGCGGAAATCTTCTGGGACAAAGCGGGGATTTGTGCCGTATTGATGGACCAGTTGGAACATCAGTTCCAGATCCCGGGGTGAGCAGGAACCGCTGAATCCCTCGGTTTTCAGGCTCAGGTTCAAAGAAGCATTCGCCACCTTGCCCACCAATGCTTTGTCCAGAGTGGTGGCATCGAAATTGCCAAATCCGGACTCCCCGACGTAACCCGATACCAGATTGGCTGCCGCGATTTCCTCCTTTTTATATTGGGAATAGCCGCCGGGGCTCACAGCTGCCAACAGGACCTCGTCATTCTTGAAATCGGTCTTCTTGCTGTATACTTTCACTCCGTTGGCCAGGGTCCAGAATCGGATCCCGGTTTGGGGATCAAGGCTTTCCTTTGTGACCGGCCTGGGTGCGGGAATGCTGGCCATGATCGGCTCGTCAAGAGCTTTGTCCTCATAGGGCTCGATCTCGAGTGTGTTCACGGTGCGGGCGATCTCCAGCATACGTTCTTCGGAAGGATAGTTCAGGCCCTCCTGCTGTGGCGCTCCGATCGAAATGAACATGTTCTTTTCCGGAATGAGCTGGGTGACAATGGCGTTTACATCTTCCAGTCCGACGTCCTCCAGCAGGAGGCTCAGAAGCTGAAATTCCTGGTCCGGGCCCAGATAGACATTCCGGTTGGCAATCGCGTCGATGATTGACCAGGCCATATCCCTCGATTCACGGGTATCTTTT
It encodes the following:
- a CDS encoding insulinase family protein, with translation MKIKPIILSALLLCVLITALSALPPELRGLPLQQDPAILSGQLPNGLSYYIMRNPKPADIAELRLYVDVGSVNEDDDQRGLAHFTEHMAFNGTKNFAKAEVVEYLSSIGMGYQNGLNAMTGYDATFYTLKIPTNDETKLRQGLLILSDMAHQLSFDPAEIERERGVIIEEWRMGQGASTRIRDAQNAVMLAGSRYAERSPIGTHEVISGFEHDTIKRFYRDWYRPDLQSVVIVGDFEPEAMLTLVQEYFGSIPAEENPRNREDFTVPDNLEPQAVVATDREFPYNTLNVMWKQDVKRLQTLGDFRQSVIQTLFYTMLNSRLDEHSKSSEPPFSFAFGYESPVLRTMSAASVMAVFTNGKAEEALSTILTETERVQRYGFLATEFERAKIDLLRAAEKGLAEKDTRESRDMAWSIIDAIANRNVYLGPDQEFQLLSLLLEDVGLEDVNAIVTQLIPEKNMFISIGAPQQEGLNYPSEERMLEIARTVNTLEIEPYEDKALDEPIMASIPAPRPVTKESLDPQTGIRFWTLANGVKVYSKKTDFKNDEVLLAAVSPGGYSQYKKEEIAAANLVSGYVGESGFGNFDATTLDKALVGKVANASLNLSLKTEGFSGSCSPRDLELMFQLVHQYGTNPRFVPEDFRSYVQRTKNMIQNQDLDPMMVFFRRMSSERYNDHPYMKSLADFNLDEVELASVERIFRDRFADFSDFSFVIVGNFDEDLLKEYCQVYLANLPASGRREKARDVGIGTSAGQKELRFRKGSSDRSFVAHISDGKYSYSLENEVQLSALEYVLNEKLRENIREELSGVYFIQASLQSTELPKQSYSLMTVMACSPARVDELNAAIFATLDSIRTGDLPEKYAISARATLEQRHSENIRSNRYWLGQIQNNLRLGRPLTGFLDKPEYFERIDRDILVKTAKKYIRFDKNKLSVIMLPEVAED